A stretch of the Candidatus Neomarinimicrobiota bacterium genome encodes the following:
- a CDS encoding MBL fold metallo-hydrolase codes for MSSLKSYSANDLFEFLSNREDMLVLDVRNEEDFERFNVEGPYPFDMANVPYFDFMEEEDATVAKVSREQPIKVVCAKEGSAQYVGEILVNHGFSDVAFLAGGIKTWGNLLAPKRVNPESEDYALYQFIRPGKASCNYGLIYNGKMVIFDPSRNYDFYESFANTHNAKIVQTFETHLQADYISGSKQIANATGAEIMAHVGDFSEASFQYSEVQDGESYSMGNNGPEIKVMHSPGHTPGSTSYIIDDKFFISGDTIFILSVGRPDLGGKAKEWSAMLYETLTNKVQNLDKNLNVLPGHFMNWTEANDQLIFSEKLENIVGHNSSIYALDSLEKFTEFILDNMRNSPAVYDEIRKVNTGLLDVDIDEADIMDLGKNECAAAMHNAIKGKN; via the coding sequence ATGTCATCATTGAAATCCTACTCTGCCAATGACTTATTTGAATTCTTATCCAATCGGGAAGATATGCTTGTGCTCGATGTGCGCAATGAAGAAGACTTTGAAAGGTTTAATGTAGAAGGCCCTTACCCATTTGATATGGCAAATGTTCCCTATTTTGATTTCATGGAAGAAGAAGACGCCACTGTGGCAAAAGTCTCTCGTGAACAACCGATTAAAGTGGTCTGTGCGAAAGAAGGATCTGCCCAATATGTGGGTGAAATATTGGTGAATCACGGATTTAGTGATGTGGCCTTTTTAGCAGGCGGTATTAAAACTTGGGGGAATTTACTTGCACCTAAACGAGTTAATCCTGAGTCAGAAGATTATGCGCTTTATCAATTTATTCGCCCCGGGAAAGCATCCTGTAATTACGGACTAATTTATAATGGGAAAATGGTGATTTTTGATCCCAGTCGGAATTATGATTTTTATGAATCGTTTGCCAACACACATAACGCAAAAATTGTTCAAACTTTTGAAACACATCTTCAAGCCGATTATATCAGTGGCAGTAAGCAAATAGCCAATGCAACAGGCGCAGAAATTATGGCACATGTTGGCGATTTTAGTGAAGCATCTTTTCAATACAGTGAAGTGCAAGATGGCGAATCGTACTCGATGGGAAACAATGGACCCGAGATAAAAGTGATGCATTCACCGGGGCATACACCGGGAAGTACGAGCTATATTATTGATGATAAATTTTTCATTTCTGGGGACACCATTTTTATTCTGTCTGTGGGTCGTCCCGATTTGGGTGGCAAAGCAAAAGAATGGTCTGCCATGCTTTATGAAACATTGACGAATAAGGTGCAAAATCTTGATAAAAATCTAAATGTATTACCGGGCCATTTTATGAATTGGACTGAAGCAAACGATCAATTGATATTTTCTGAAAAATTAGAAAATATTGTTGGACATAATTCATCGATATACGCTTTAGATTCGTTGGAAAAATTTACCGAATTCATTTTAGATAACATGAGAAACTCACCGGCAGTCTATGATGAAATTCGAAAAGTAAATACAGGATTGCTTGATGTGGATATAGATGAAGCGGATATAATGGATCTTGGGAAAAATGAATGTGCTGCGGCTATGCATAATGCAATAAAGGGAAAAAATTGA
- a CDS encoding peroxiredoxin family protein, translating into MSETKPKRMALIASKGTLDWAYPPFILASTAVAMEMEVAVFFTFYGLTLLNKKIEAKVAPATNPSMPMKMPFGPEGFQNINWPIPNAIMGNVPGFETMATSFMKKTFKNKGVATVEELREICIESGVKMIGCQMTMDVFGFEKEDFVDGVELGGAASFLEFAADADITLFV; encoded by the coding sequence ATGAGCGAAACAAAACCAAAACGCATGGCGCTTATTGCGTCAAAAGGAACTTTAGATTGGGCATATCCCCCTTTTATTTTGGCATCAACTGCCGTTGCAATGGAAATGGAAGTTGCCGTGTTTTTCACATTTTACGGACTTACGCTTCTGAATAAAAAAATAGAAGCTAAAGTGGCGCCGGCTACCAATCCATCTATGCCGATGAAAATGCCCTTTGGCCCGGAAGGATTTCAAAATATCAATTGGCCAATTCCAAATGCCATCATGGGGAATGTGCCCGGATTTGAAACAATGGCAACATCCTTCATGAAAAAAACATTCAAAAATAAAGGCGTGGCCACGGTTGAAGAGCTCCGTGAAATTTGTATTGAATCGGGTGTCAAGATGATTGGGTGTCAAATGACCATGGATGTATTTGGCTTTGAAAAAGAAGATTTTGTGGATGGTGTCGAATTGGGTGGTGCAGCTTCATTTTTAGAATTTGCTGCGGACGCAGATATTACTTTATTTGTATAA